One Mycolicibacterium crocinum DNA window includes the following coding sequences:
- a CDS encoding TrmH family RNA methyltransferase, which produces MAAAVKLQRHTGRRRAGRFLAEGPNLVEAAARRGLVVEVFATEAAAARHAELLAGLVVHEVTERAAKALSETVTPSGLVAVCTLPDHDVAAVLAGRPQLVVVAVDVSEPGNAGTLIRLADAMGAAAVVFAGHSVDPYNGKVLRSSAGSIFAVPVVVAHDTAAVISGLRDAGLQVLATTLDGELSLDDAALSAPTAWLFGAEAQGLSPEVAALADHRVTIPMTGSAESLNVAAAAAICLYQSARVQRAAGN; this is translated from the coding sequence GTGGCGGCTGCAGTTAAATTGCAGCGCCACACCGGGCGTCGTCGTGCTGGGCGCTTCTTAGCCGAGGGTCCCAACCTCGTTGAGGCGGCGGCACGTCGGGGTCTGGTCGTCGAGGTGTTCGCCACCGAGGCCGCCGCTGCGCGCCACGCCGAGCTGCTCGCCGGGTTGGTCGTGCATGAGGTCACCGAGCGGGCGGCGAAGGCGCTGTCGGAGACGGTGACGCCCTCGGGACTGGTTGCGGTGTGCACACTGCCCGACCACGATGTCGCTGCCGTGCTGGCCGGTCGGCCACAGTTGGTGGTGGTCGCCGTCGACGTGTCGGAACCCGGGAACGCCGGCACGCTGATCCGGCTGGCCGATGCGATGGGAGCCGCCGCGGTGGTGTTCGCCGGGCACAGCGTGGACCCCTACAACGGCAAGGTCTTACGGTCTTCGGCGGGCAGCATTTTCGCGGTGCCGGTGGTCGTCGCGCACGACACCGCAGCCGTCATCTCGGGCCTGCGGGACGCGGGCCTGCAGGTGCTGGCGACCACGCTGGACGGCGAACTGAGTCTGGATGACGCCGCGTTGAGCGCACCGACCGCTTGGCTGTTCGGCGCCGAAGCCCAGGGACTGTCTCCTGAGGTGGCGGCACTGGCCGATCACCGGGTGACCATCCCGATGACCGGCAGCGCGGAAAGCTTGAATGTTGCTGCCGCGGCGGCTATTTGCCTTTATCAGA
- the rplT gene encoding 50S ribosomal protein L20 codes for MARVKRALNAQKKRRTVLKASKGYRGQRSRLYRKAKEQQLHSLTYAYRDRRARKGEFRKLWISRINAAARANDITYNRLIQGLKAAGVEVDRKNLAEIAVSDPAAFTALVEVAKKALPEDVNAPSGEAA; via the coding sequence ATGGCACGCGTGAAGCGCGCACTCAATGCCCAGAAGAAGCGCCGCACAGTACTGAAGGCGTCGAAGGGCTACCGCGGCCAGCGCTCGCGGCTCTACCGCAAAGCCAAAGAGCAGCAGCTGCATTCGCTGACTTACGCCTACCGGGACCGTCGTGCCCGCAAGGGTGAGTTCCGCAAGCTGTGGATCTCCCGCATCAACGCGGCAGCCCGCGCCAATGACATCACCTACAACCGGCTGATTCAGGGCCTGAAGGCCGCCGGCGTCGAGGTCGACCGCAAGAACCTCGCCGAGATCGCCGTCAGCGACCCCGCCGCGTTCACCGCACTGGTCGAGGTCGCCAAGAAGGCGCTGCCGGAGGATGTCAACGCTCCCTCCGGTGAAGCCGCCTGA
- the rpmI gene encoding 50S ribosomal protein L35, translating into MPKAKTHSGASKRFRKTGTGKIVRQKANRRHLLEHKATKRTRRLDGRTVVAPNDAKRINAMLNG; encoded by the coding sequence ATGCCCAAGGCCAAGACTCACAGCGGAGCTTCGAAGCGCTTCCGCAAGACCGGCACCGGGAAGATCGTGCGGCAGAAGGCGAACCGTCGCCACCTGCTCGAGCACAAGGCCACCAAGCGCACCCGGCGCCTGGACGGTCGCACCGTCGTGGCGCCCAACGATGCCAAGCGCATCAACGCGATGCTGAACGGCTAA